TAGGGtgttaatatttatatacataccATTACTCCGTCGCGACGTACAAAGCAGAACAGTGGGACAAATAATAACTGGTAATCTTGTCTATTGATATATTCAAACTTAGGATGCACAGTTTGTAAACGTATTTATAAAGTTTAATCGTTTTTGTATCTTAATGTAAAATGAGGTGTTTAAACCTTTTTCACGCGTTTAATGGTTCTTGCCTTCTTTCTTTCAATCACATCTCTAACGGCCTGCAGTTGTTTTTCCTTGATCTTTTTGGTTAGCGCCGATTTGGGTGTCTGTTTGGCGGCTtcctccttcttctttttggcTATCGCAGCCAGAATCTTGGCCGTCTCCACGGGATCATCGTCCTCAAACAGCTCTTCGTTCTCGGCGCCATCGTAAGCTCTGACCGGTCGCGTGGCCTCGTGCTTGACCTTTTGTTCCACTCGATTCACGTACTTGTCCTTGGCGGCCTTCTTGAGTACCTGTCGCTGTTTGGATGGACTCACGTAGTCTGGATTCTCCCAGATGGTTTTGCCAGTAAAAGAACCATCAAATATTTTCACAGGATTCAATACGTAACGCGGTCCGACTTCGGACAAGCCACCATCCTCGGACAGAATCTGGAAGTTTCTGAACCAGATGCGTTTATCCAGGTAGGTGAAGGTATAAACGTGATCCACGAAGGGCTGGCTCTTGGGATGATGGTTAGGCACGGAGTAGGTCTGCACGAACAGCTCCTTGAGCAGCTTAAGATGCGGCAGCTCATCGAATTTGGAGTCAAACGAGAGCAGTGGGCGCGATCCCCGCAAGCAGTTGCCCGTCATCTTCAGTTCGGCCATTGTGTGAATGTTTTCGATGAGGAATTTAGCTGATGGACCAGTGGCTCCCGTGGTGTTGGATATCCACATATACAGATCCCTTTTCCGGCGTCCCTCGAACAGCATGGCCTTATTGCAGTGCTTCATTTCACACATTTCGTTGACCACCGACAAGGTTTTGGAGCGCTCCATTTTGGATTCGGGACGATGGTGCGGCATCAGGGTCTTAATATCCTTCATTAAGTGCCGGTCACGGTGGCTAATACCGCGTGCGGAGAAGACCAGCACGCGCTGTTTGTTCACCCACTTTTCCTGCAAgtaaaattaagtttttagtTACGAAACTCTACGTTTACAGGAGTCCCATTTCTTGCCTTCTTGGGCACCACATCATCTGAGGATCGCTGTGGCGGCAGTGGTGGGTTTTCATCCAGCGGCACTATCTCCAGCTGCGGCgcagccttctttttcttattCTGGAACTTGCGGCCCATTTTTtctactttaaatatttaaaaacaattgaaaagaAGTGCGAAGGTAAAACGTGGAGTGACAACAACCAGGGATGGATATCTATTCAAAACCAGGGCGTCGACAGCACGTGCAACTAAATTGTGGCATTTCCCAACACTTTATGGGAAATTTGTAAAATGTCAGTTAATTCAAACCAAAAACCgtagaaataaaattaaaaactgtttttaacggtatattttatttttgttaagcCAAAACAACTCGTGAATCCCGAAAatcttaaaatttaataagaATTACAACTAGCATTGGTATCGCACCCAGTTTTAAGCTTCTAACTGGCattagaatatttatttttgtgatAATATGGTTCAATCCTCTTCATCTTCAATTCCCGGTTCAGGACACAGACGACATCTGCTTTCGTTCACGCCGTAATTTATGCACTGTTCTCCCACGCACTCGCAACATCCATCATGAAACCACCTGTAGCTGGTGGCTCCGGTTTTCAGGCAGGTCTGTCTACACTTATTCCAGGATGTGCACTGATCCAGATACAACACGGTGCAGTTTGGGCCGGAACCTGGTTGTCCAGCCGTTGAAAACGAGACCACGGTCCAATTGTAGGTGTATCCATCGTTTGGAGAGGAGGACATGGCCCTGAACAGAGCTGGCATTCCTTCGAATTCCTCGGTGTGCGACTTTTTACGCATTTCTGCCATATTTGCGAGACCCAACTGTCCAAAGGATAGCAAAATGAAGATAGTCACAAGTGATTTCATATTGGATTGGAAAATGCAACTGAGGTGTTAAGTGCGAATGCAGATCACTTTTAAATGAGTTGTTAGTTCAGGTAGGTAATATTGTTAATGTAATAACGTTTCAGGTAGAAAGTCACTAACCAGCTGTCGCCAAGGGGCGTTATCTATTTTGTAACTATTACCTAAATGGTGTTGGTCCTTTTTAAGGGATTTCTTTATCTTTCGCAATGCTCTGTTTGCGGACTTATTTTCGGGgctgaataaataaatcccTAATCACGGGGACTTAGTAATGATATAAAACAGTTCGAGctgtttaatattattatatgtaaaaatattttgaggTAATAATTTATGAACCAGTTCGCTCAACGGAACCAGTACACATTTCCctgcaaattgttttgttCATATATCGATCACTTCCCATCTCTATCTTGTATGTATACGCTATCAAAGCGGCAAAAGCGAAAAAAGTCGAAGTGCAAATAATTTCAGCGGAGCGGAAAACAAAGATAAATCAGAAGCATGTCAGACTACAGATC
This portion of the Drosophila santomea strain STO CAGO 1482 chromosome 3L, Prin_Dsan_1.1, whole genome shotgun sequence genome encodes:
- the LOC120448780 gene encoding ribosome biogenesis protein BRX1 homolog, whose amino-acid sequence is MGRKFQNKKKKAAPQLEIVPLDENPPLPPQRSSDDVVPKKEKWVNKQRVLVFSARGISHRDRHLMKDIKTLMPHHRPESKMERSKTLSVVNEMCEMKHCNKAMLFEGRRKRDLYMWISNTTGATGPSAKFLIENIHTMAELKMTGNCLRGSRPLLSFDSKFDELPHLKLLKELFVQTYSVPNHHPKSQPFVDHVYTFTYLDKRIWFRNFQILSEDGGLSEVGPRYVLNPVKIFDGSFTGKTIWENPDYVSPSKQRQVLKKAAKDKYVNRVEQKVKHEATRPVRAYDGAENEELFEDDDPVETAKILAAIAKKKKEEAAKQTPKSALTKKIKEKQLQAVRDVIERKKARTIKRVKKV
- the LOC120447561 gene encoding protein twisted gastrulation isoform X2, with the protein product MAEMRKKSHTEEFEGMPALFRAMSSSPNDGYTYNWTVVSFSTAGQPGSGPNCTVLYLDQCTSWNKCRQTCLKTGATSYRWFHDGCCECVGEQCINYGVNESRCRLCPEPGIEDEED
- the LOC120447561 gene encoding protein twisted gastrulation isoform X1 produces the protein MKSLVTIFILLSFGQLGLANMAEMRKKSHTEEFEGMPALFRAMSSSPNDGYTYNWTVVSFSTAGQPGSGPNCTVLYLDQCTSWNKCRQTCLKTGATSYRWFHDGCCECVGEQCINYGVNESRCRLCPEPGIEDEED